From the genome of Deltaproteobacteria bacterium:
CCCCGGAGGAACGCCCTCTCTATATCGGCCTTTCCAACAGTTTTGCCGCTCCCGTCTTCATCGTTTCCCCGCTGCTCGGCGGATGGCTCGTCGACTACTTCTCCTACCGGACGGCCTTCGCCACAGCCGCTGTCATGACGACGATCGGCCTGATGATCCTGATTTTCCTCGTCAAGGATCCCAGACATTTCCACCCATCCTGCAAAAAAGCACCTGTCGATTCACAAAACATGGAACCGGTGATATGATACCGGTTATTGCAGGAATCAAAGATCAGGGACCTCACCGGAAACCTTGATGTGGCAAAATGGCACACAGGATGGGTCAAGCTTAACAATTCCTGGCAACAATAATTCAACAAAAGAGAATGTTTCTGGCTAACCTATTGATCTAAAAAGAAAGATGCTTTCGGGGTTATTCCCGGTTTCTCGGCACAATAATTGCTGCCATAACAAATGATACGATTCACCGTACAGCAAAATTACTTTTCCAAAGAAACAATTCTCTACGGATTGGCTACCGGATATGTGCCCAAAAAAGATTCTCTGTATCGAAGATAATCCGAGCAGCCGGCTTCTGATCCGGAAGATTCTGGAACGAAACCATTTCGAGTTCCACGAAGCCGACAACGGAATTTCAGGGATCAAAAAGGCCCGTGAGATCCGGCCGGACCTCATCCTCATGGACATTAATATCCCCGGGATGGACGGCTATGAAACGACCACCCGGATCAAGGGGATCCCCGATCTGAAAAACATTCCGATTGTGGCGCTGACGGGACAATCAGGCCAGGGCGACCGGGAACGGACCTTGATCGCCGGCTGTGACGGTTACCTGACCAAACCGATCATCGCTCGTGACCTGCCCCGGAAAATTCAGGGATACCTGACCGGAAACCGCGAGCGTGTCGCCGGCGTGGAGGAAGGGAACTACCTCCGGGAATACAGTCAGCGGCTTGTCAACAAACTGGAAGGAAAAATCTTTGAATTAGCGGAGAAGAACCTTCAACTCCAGGAATACGGTCAGAAAATGGAACGGGTCTACATCGGCGTCATGAGTTCCCTGATGAATGCCCTGGAACAGAAAGACCCTTACACTGCCGGGCATTCTACACGGGTCACCCGCCTGGCGCTGACGATGGGACGCAGGATGGGGCTCTCCTCCGAGGAATTGAACACCTTGACGCGGGCGGGAGAGCTACATGATGTAGGAAAACTGATTATCGATCTCTCCTCCATCAACAAAACCGCCCGGCTATCCGCAGAGGAATGGATCCGGATGAAAGAACATCCGACCATCGGCGCCCGTATTCTCATGCCGCTCACCTTCCTGCACCAGGAGATACCAATCGTCGCCCAGCATCATGAACGGTGGGACGGCCGGGGATATCCCA
Proteins encoded in this window:
- a CDS encoding response regulator is translated as MCPKKILCIEDNPSSRLLIRKILERNHFEFHEADNGISGIKKAREIRPDLILMDINIPGMDGYETTTRIKGIPDLKNIPIVALTGQSGQGDRERTLIAGCDGYLTKPIIARDLPRKIQGYLTGNRERVAGVEEGNYLREYSQRLVNKLEGKIFELAEKNLQLQEYGQKMERVYIGVMSSLMNALEQKDPYTAGHSTRVTRLALTMGRRMGLSSEELNTLTRAGELHDVGKLIIDLSSINKTARLSAEEWIRMKEHPTIGARILMPLTFLHQEIPIVAQHHERWDGRGYPNGLAGDDLNLMTCIITAADSYDAMTSARCYRKSVTPPEKVIEEIDRCRGAQFHPEVAEALITLIEGKEVPLPL